In Necator americanus strain Aroian chromosome IV, whole genome shotgun sequence, the following proteins share a genomic window:
- a CDS encoding hypothetical protein (NECATOR_CHRIV.G16991.T1), producing the protein MECTSLTVPFPTTHSTSNENHLTSMNTNTVLIYGPLGNVKAWIVIGRIRTINRAAYPLTYCARLFPLKK; encoded by the exons ATGGAGTGCACGTCGTTGACCGTTCCCTTCCCGACCACGCATTCCACTTCAAATGAGAATCATTTGACGTCTATGAAC ACAAATACGGTGCTAATTTATGGACCCTTGGGGAATGTGAAGGCTTGGATCGTTATAGGACGGATCCGAACCATCAACCGTGCAGCCTATCCTCTTACCTATTGTGCTAGACTCTTTCCACTAAAGAAATGA
- a CDS encoding hypothetical protein (NECATOR_CHRIV.G16992.T1): MSSRWTSSRSADKKTLKEEMLMPENNADCGCKNDCKSKREKRFQSTKVKQFRDISEESEGANSRMSTSPSTQDSIMPSTSESATSEKSKIEEKIEAENVNDVKESAVNPEIVVENTEVPKRFLPRSISECEANDDRDSQRSILRNPQLAKIRPIMEKRQSFDLPLERPINDSTNEMDVIERYYQRNQATINSLQSRNMDTVRARATERRHPVSLASRRSEQSEAVMPSMNIRERKNFNKSFYWIAANHKKIGFRHICMLLLVLVYTLLGALMFYLIESNYERNTVVIRKGALDKTILGIATEMTNKVNDPDETVNVTMMEEYIKRAYVTLLQQESAYKGSTFYKSEDPDNNYKWTFGSAFFFSMNVYTTTGYGSIAPESIAGKSCVMVYGFLFVPLTLVVLRDLGQWALVHTTKIYARLLIMFRRARGYGETKDDEMISLPIKFCMGIMLGYLLFASLFIYEYDALSGPAGSGMDFFHSFYFSFISMTTIGLGDIMPNNVTFAPIITVLFFFGMPILKVVNRSTYICVENGVFGTMTVFENRLDSCWTGVQPNDAEAQAVSPRPSIRSRGTATPERDDESSDEESQANQFLNNFTIRSIATFMKSQSDVYGGDFGRVNLRRGDLLPHNNENTVRSVSSTTRRAGDPSARY, encoded by the exons ATGTCGTCAAGATGGACTTCTTCCAGATCAGCAGataaaaaaactctgaaagaAGAGATGCTAATGCCAGAAAACAATGCCGACTGTGGATGtaag aATGATTGCAAATCGAAACGAGAAAAGCGTTTTCAATCGACCAAAGTGAAGCAATTTAGAG ATATCAGCGAGGAAAGCGAAGGCGCAAATTCTCGGATGTCAACCTCACCGAGTACGCAAGATTCAATCATGCCGAGCACTTCGGAATCGGCAACGtcggaaaaaagtaaaattgagGAGAAGA ttGAAGCTGAAAATGTCAATGATGTGAAGGAATCTGCTGTAAATCCGGAGATTGTCGTCGAGAATACGGAAGTTCCTaagag GTTCCTACCACGAAGTATATCCGAATGTGAAGCGAATGACGATCGTGACAGTCAACGTTCCATACTTCGGAATCCTCAGCTGGCGAAAATCCGACCGATCATGGAAAAACGGCAATCGTTCGATTTACCGCTTGAACGGCCGATAAACGATAGCACTAACGAGATGGACGTGATCGAACGCTACTACCAGAGGAATCAGGCCACGATCAATA GTCTTCAAAGCCGGAATATGGATACGGTCCGCGCCCGAGCAACGGAACGACGTCATCCCGTATCGCTGGCGTCGAGAAGGAGCGAACAATCGGAAGCGGTCATGCCGTCGATGAAcatcagagaaagaaaaa ATTTTAACAAATCGTTCTACTGGATAGCGGCGAATCACAAGAAGATTGGCTTTCGACATATTTGCATGTTGTTGCTGGTTCTCGTTTATACTTTGCTGGGCGCTTTAATGTTCTACCTCATCGAGTCGAATTACGAGAGGAAC ACCGTTGTAATTCGCAAAGGTGCACTTGACAAAACAATCCTAGGAATTGCGACCGAGATGACAAATAAGGTCAATGATCCGGATGAAACTGTAAATGTGACTATGATGGAGGAATATATCAAG agagcTTACGTCACCCTTTTACAACAAGAATCAGCGTACAAAGGTAGCACATTCTACAAATCCGAGGATCCAGACAATAACTATAAATGGACATTCGGAAGTGCATTCTTTTTCTCGATGAATGTCTATACAACAACTGGATACG GCTCAATTGCACCGGAATCGATTGCTGGAAAATCATGCGTGATGGTTTatggttttcttttcgtacCGTTGACACTTGTTGTCCTTCGAGACCTCGGTCAATGGGCGCTCGTGCACACAACAAAGATTTACGCTCGACTACTAATAATGTTCAG AAGAGCCCGCGGCTACGGAGAAACAAAAGACGATGAAATGATCAGTTTACCGATAAAATTCTGTATGGGAATAATGCTTG GCTACCTGTTATTTGCCAGCTTGTTCATTTACGAATACGATGCGTTATCTGGGCCGGCTGGTTCCGGAATGGACTTCTTCCATTCATTCTACTTCTCTTTTATATCAATGACAACTATAGGACTTGGCGATATCATGCCGAACAATGTTACg TTTGCCCCAATCATCACTGTTCTATTCTTCTTCGGCATGCCAATCCTTAAGGTGGTCAACAGAAGCACGTACATTTGCGTGGAAAATGGAGTTTTTG GCACAATGACAGTGTTTGAGAATCGTCTGGACAGTTGCTGGACCGGGGTACAACCGAATGATGCAGAG GCACAAGCTGTATCTCCACGGCCGTCAATAAGAAGTCGTGGAACCGCCACCCCCGAACGAGATGATGAATCATCCGATGAG GAGAGTCAAGCGAATCAATTCCTGAACAATTTCACGATTCGTTCGATTGCCACGTTCATGAAATCACAATCGGACGTGTACGGTGGCGATTTCGGACGAGTTAACCTGAGACGCGGCGATTTACTCCCGCATAACAACGAGAACACAGTTCGTTCGGTCTCGTCAACAACGCGTCGCGCCGGTGATCCCTCGGCGCGTTACTAG
- a CDS encoding hypothetical protein (NECATOR_CHRIV.G16992.T2): MPLIRLTRLLHHRNDCKSKREKRFQSTKVKQFRDISEESEGANSRMSTSPSTQDSIMPSTSESATSEKSKIEEKIEAENVNDVKESAVNPEIVVENTEVPKRFLPRSISECEANDDRDSQRSILRNPQLAKIRPIMEKRQSFDLPLERPINDSTNEMDVIERYYQRNQATINSLQSRNMDTVRARATERRHPVSLASRRSEQSEAVMPSMNIRERKNFNKSFYWIAANHKKIGFRHICMLLLVLVYTLLGALMFYLIESNYERNTVVIRKGALDKTILGIATEMTNKVNDPDETVNVTMMEEYIKRAYVTLLQQESAYKGSTFYKSEDPDNNYKWTFGSAFFFSMNVYTTTGYGSIAPESIAGKSCVMVYGFLFVPLTLVVLRDLGQWALVHTTKIYARLLIMFRRARGYGETKDDEMISLPIKFCMGIMLGYLLFASLFIYEYDALSGPAGSGMDFFHSFYFSFISMTTIGLGDIMPNNVTFAPIITVLFFFGMPILKVVNRSTYICVENGVFGTMTVFENRLDSCWTGVQPNDAEAQAVSPRPSIRSRGTATPERDDESSDEESQANQFLNNFTIRSIATFMKSQSDVYGGDFGRVNLRRGDLLPHNNENTVRSVSSTTRRAGDPSARY; encoded by the exons ATGCCGCTCATCCGTCTCACCCGACTTCTTCATCATCGT aATGATTGCAAATCGAAACGAGAAAAGCGTTTTCAATCGACCAAAGTGAAGCAATTTAGAG ATATCAGCGAGGAAAGCGAAGGCGCAAATTCTCGGATGTCAACCTCACCGAGTACGCAAGATTCAATCATGCCGAGCACTTCGGAATCGGCAACGtcggaaaaaagtaaaattgagGAGAAGA ttGAAGCTGAAAATGTCAATGATGTGAAGGAATCTGCTGTAAATCCGGAGATTGTCGTCGAGAATACGGAAGTTCCTaagag GTTCCTACCACGAAGTATATCCGAATGTGAAGCGAATGACGATCGTGACAGTCAACGTTCCATACTTCGGAATCCTCAGCTGGCGAAAATCCGACCGATCATGGAAAAACGGCAATCGTTCGATTTACCGCTTGAACGGCCGATAAACGATAGCACTAACGAGATGGACGTGATCGAACGCTACTACCAGAGGAATCAGGCCACGATCAATA GTCTTCAAAGCCGGAATATGGATACGGTCCGCGCCCGAGCAACGGAACGACGTCATCCCGTATCGCTGGCGTCGAGAAGGAGCGAACAATCGGAAGCGGTCATGCCGTCGATGAAcatcagagaaagaaaaa ATTTTAACAAATCGTTCTACTGGATAGCGGCGAATCACAAGAAGATTGGCTTTCGACATATTTGCATGTTGTTGCTGGTTCTCGTTTATACTTTGCTGGGCGCTTTAATGTTCTACCTCATCGAGTCGAATTACGAGAGGAAC ACCGTTGTAATTCGCAAAGGTGCACTTGACAAAACAATCCTAGGAATTGCGACCGAGATGACAAATAAGGTCAATGATCCGGATGAAACTGTAAATGTGACTATGATGGAGGAATATATCAAG agagcTTACGTCACCCTTTTACAACAAGAATCAGCGTACAAAGGTAGCACATTCTACAAATCCGAGGATCCAGACAATAACTATAAATGGACATTCGGAAGTGCATTCTTTTTCTCGATGAATGTCTATACAACAACTGGATACG GCTCAATTGCACCGGAATCGATTGCTGGAAAATCATGCGTGATGGTTTatggttttcttttcgtacCGTTGACACTTGTTGTCCTTCGAGACCTCGGTCAATGGGCGCTCGTGCACACAACAAAGATTTACGCTCGACTACTAATAATGTTCAG AAGAGCCCGCGGCTACGGAGAAACAAAAGACGATGAAATGATCAGTTTACCGATAAAATTCTGTATGGGAATAATGCTTG GCTACCTGTTATTTGCCAGCTTGTTCATTTACGAATACGATGCGTTATCTGGGCCGGCTGGTTCCGGAATGGACTTCTTCCATTCATTCTACTTCTCTTTTATATCAATGACAACTATAGGACTTGGCGATATCATGCCGAACAATGTTACg TTTGCCCCAATCATCACTGTTCTATTCTTCTTCGGCATGCCAATCCTTAAGGTGGTCAACAGAAGCACGTACATTTGCGTGGAAAATGGAGTTTTTG GCACAATGACAGTGTTTGAGAATCGTCTGGACAGTTGCTGGACCGGGGTACAACCGAATGATGCAGAG GCACAAGCTGTATCTCCACGGCCGTCAATAAGAAGTCGTGGAACCGCCACCCCCGAACGAGATGATGAATCATCCGATGAG GAGAGTCAAGCGAATCAATTCCTGAACAATTTCACGATTCGTTCGATTGCCACGTTCATGAAATCACAATCGGACGTGTACGGTGGCGATTTCGGACGAGTTAACCTGAGACGCGGCGATTTACTCCCGCATAACAACGAGAACACAGTTCGTTCGGTCTCGTCAACAACGCGTCGCGCCGGTGATCCCTCGGCGCGTTACTAG
- a CDS encoding hypothetical protein (NECATOR_CHRIV.G16993.T1), protein MGSEEEKGKNEETTQTRPSMLVPNNFEGIREDENEPDSGFHTIASKRELRDKGNNLAEAGRRFRKYRSYSLSETPSHKNSLIYGTAKNRALHSRKTSNEEQNKNRTISLPQHSAEQEKAVNNYYDRHPPSLSNQKNYDTINGFHDYPLKRTISVVDPKDSGKSPTMPTTRKFHNSVYWIVHNRRKYGFRHVCMLLLVLTYTLLGAAMFFNIESRYERETVSRRKIALDAKVEAIAEQILIFRNETIEIVNFSMLEKFVKKSYIALLEEESLFSGSTYYKTAEPDKYKWTYASAIFFSMNLYTTTGYGSIAADSKLGQICVICYSLLSIPITLVVIRDLGQWTLVYLTKIYAHVLVLFRRAMGYQEPHEDTMISLPIKFCLSLLAGYLLFAAIFIYLFDDWYGDQPNTGLPFFTAFYFSYISIATIGLGDIMPNNATFHPIISALFFFGMPIMKVVNRATYVFIENGVFGAFTLLESSIDQLTSRIQPKEEEPQETRTRTISRCSYCSHTMENPEEDKATELLNNLTIRSLATFARANADVYGGGFGRVNLRKGDLVHSKTNVDQT, encoded by the exons atggggtcggaagaagagaaaggaaagaatgag GAAACTACACAAACACGCCCATCGATGCTGGTACCGAACAACTTTGAAG GTATTCGCGAAGATGAAAATGAGCCCGATAGTGGTTTCCATACGATCGCCAGCAAAAGGGAACTCCGTGATAAAGGGAACAATCTCGCCGAAGCAGGGCGTAGATTTAG GAAATATCGCTCGTACAGCCTTAGTGAAACACCAAGTCATAAAAATTCCTTGATCTATGGAACAGCAAAGAATCGAGCGTTGCACAGTAGGAAAACGTCAAATGAggaacagaataaaaatcgAACAATATCACTTCCTCAACATAGTGCCGAGCaagagaaagccgtaaataaTTACTATGATAGACATCCGCCAAGTTTATCAAACC aaaagaactACGACACCATAAACGGATTTCACGATTATCCGCTGAAAAGAACGATTTCCGTTGTTGATCCGAAGGATTCAGGAAAATCGCCTACCATGCCCACCACAAGAA AATTCCACAATTCTGTCTACTGGATTGTGCACAATCGAAGAAAATATGGTTTTCGACATGTTTGCATGTTGCTCCTTGTGCTCACCTACACTTTACTAGGAGCTGCTATGTTCTTCAATATTGAGAGCAGATATGAACGAGAG ACTGTCTCTCGACGAAAAATCGCACTTGACGCTAAAGTTGAAGCAATAGCCGAGCAAATCCTCATATTTCGAAATGAAACCATAGAAATAGTGAATTTCTCGATGTTGGAAAAATTTGTTaag AAATCTTACATTGCATTGTTGGAGGAGGAATCTCTTTTCTCTGGAAGTACCTATTATAAAACTGCAGAACCTGATAAGTATAAATGGACATACGCTAGCGCTATATTTTTCTCCATGAATCTCTACACAACAACAGGATACG GATCTATCGCTGCCGATTCCAAACTTGGACAAATATGCGTAATTTGTTATTCATTGCTATCCATTCCTATAACGTTGGTCGTTATTCGTGATCTTGGTCAATGGACACTTGTTTATTTAACAAAAATCTACGCGCATGTTTTGGTTTTATTCAG ACGAGCAATGGGTTATCAGGAACCGCACGAGGACACAATGATATCACTTCCCATCAAATTTTGTCTCTCTCTACTAGCAG GATATCTACTTTTTGCCgccatatttatttatttgtttgatgaTTGGTATGGTGATCAGCCAAATACTGGCTTACCATTCTTTACAGCATTCTATTTTTCGTATATTTCTATTGCGACTATTGGTCTTGGCGATATTATGCCAAATAATGCGACG tttcatcCGATCATATCGGCCCTATTCTTTTTTGGTATGCCTATTATGAaggtggtcaatcgtgctacATACGTTTTTATTGAGAACGGCGTCTTTG gagCGTTCACGTTACTCGAGAGCTCAATTGACCAATTAACGTCAAGAATtcaacctaaggaagaggag CCGCAAGAGACGAGGACACGAACAATTAGTCGATGTAGTTACTGTTCGCATACGATGGAAAATCCGGAAGAG GATAAGGCCACTGAGCTACTTAACAATCTCACAATTCGATCGTTGGCAACTTTCGCTCGAGCGAACGCCGATGTTTATGGTGGTGGATTTGGACGAGTGAATTTACGGAAAGGAGATCTTGTACACTCAAAAACCAATGTCGATCAAACATGA